Proteins encoded within one genomic window of Nordella sp. HKS 07:
- a CDS encoding septal ring lytic transglycosylase RlpA family protein: protein MKRTLAALLICAFATPISILSTNAAEAQTGMASYYKSGKRTANGETFDPNGYTAAHRSLKFGTRVRVTNLLNGRSVIVRINDRGPFVRGRIIDLAYAAAKAVGLHDSGVAKVEVALLN from the coding sequence GTGAAGCGAACCCTCGCTGCTCTCCTTATTTGTGCCTTTGCAACGCCGATCTCCATTCTATCGACGAATGCCGCGGAAGCGCAAACCGGCATGGCCTCCTATTACAAGTCCGGCAAGCGGACCGCCAATGGCGAAACATTCGATCCCAACGGGTATACAGCGGCGCATCGCTCGTTGAAATTCGGTACACGAGTGCGCGTCACCAATCTGCTCAATGGCCGCTCAGTGATCGTACGTATCAATGACCGCGGTCCGTTTGTTCGCGGCCGCATCATCGATCTGGCCTATGCTGCGGCGAAAGCCGTGGGCCTGCATGATTCAGGCGTCGCCAAGGTAGAGGTCGCTTTACTCAACTAA
- a CDS encoding DNA polymerase/3'-5' exonuclease PolX has translation MPKTDTQTVARLLREYAQRVSLGGGNPYRANAYLRAADSLSALSQPLDRIIAAGRLTEIPGVGDAIADFVTKLHRTGSHPSLEKLRKDVPADVLELFAVPGLRPDKILKLYQDLGITSLAELEAAATEDRIRGVKGLGAGLQTKILQNLSIARGGETQLHLHKAAALLEHAVSAVKHEHPEYSRIEIAGDFRRGCELVSDLALVAQAKDASPDHAASGSLNLVVTDKKHFGAKLLTATGSSAHLQQLQTFARDKGYDLTPDGLYRGKKLVASATEEDIYEALALPFIEPELREGRNEIEKAAKHALPRLVRDKDLRGILHCHTTRSDGTETLETMAETTRQRGYQYFGVADHSQSAHYAGGLSLDEIAEQHGEADELNKRFGKSFRILKGIEADILADGSLDYPSRILDSFDFVVASVHSRFKIPKQEQTDRILKAIKNPHTTILGHMTGRQLLRRPGYEVDIDKILKACGECGVAVEINAHPWRLDLDWRWHENALGYGCIFSINPDAHSIRELDHMHWGVEMARKGGIPADRILNAMTLPRLLRYLAQKRYRRNARRVG, from the coding sequence ATGCCGAAAACCGATACTCAGACCGTCGCCAGGCTTCTCAGGGAATACGCGCAGAGAGTATCTTTGGGGGGCGGCAACCCGTACCGGGCTAACGCCTATCTGCGCGCAGCAGACAGCCTTTCGGCTCTTTCCCAACCGCTCGATCGCATCATCGCAGCCGGTAGGCTCACGGAAATACCCGGTGTCGGCGATGCCATTGCAGACTTCGTAACGAAGCTTCACCGGACAGGATCGCATCCGAGCCTTGAGAAGCTTCGAAAGGATGTACCGGCCGACGTTCTCGAGCTTTTTGCGGTCCCCGGCCTTCGTCCTGATAAGATCCTCAAGCTCTATCAGGATCTCGGTATTACCTCGCTTGCCGAGCTTGAGGCTGCGGCAACGGAAGATCGAATCCGCGGGGTCAAGGGTCTAGGAGCCGGGCTTCAAACGAAAATCCTGCAGAATCTCTCCATCGCCCGCGGCGGCGAGACGCAGCTCCATCTGCATAAGGCAGCTGCGTTACTTGAGCATGCGGTGTCTGCCGTGAAGCACGAGCATCCAGAATATTCCCGCATCGAGATCGCTGGCGATTTCCGCAGGGGATGCGAGCTTGTTTCCGATCTCGCGCTGGTCGCGCAGGCTAAAGACGCATCGCCGGACCATGCTGCTTCTGGAAGTCTGAATCTAGTTGTTACCGACAAAAAGCATTTCGGCGCAAAGTTACTCACCGCGACCGGCTCTTCCGCGCATCTTCAACAACTGCAAACATTCGCGCGCGATAAAGGCTATGACCTAACACCGGACGGACTATATCGGGGCAAGAAGCTTGTTGCTTCGGCGACAGAGGAAGATATCTACGAAGCCCTGGCCCTGCCCTTCATTGAACCGGAACTCCGCGAAGGCCGCAACGAGATAGAGAAAGCCGCAAAACACGCTCTGCCACGGCTTGTCCGGGACAAAGATCTGCGCGGCATCCTTCACTGCCACACAACGAGGTCTGACGGCACCGAGACCCTAGAGACAATGGCTGAAACGACGCGGCAGCGCGGCTACCAGTATTTCGGCGTGGCCGATCACTCACAATCGGCGCACTACGCAGGGGGGCTTTCCTTGGACGAGATCGCCGAGCAGCACGGCGAGGCAGACGAGCTGAACAAGCGCTTTGGTAAGTCATTCCGTATACTGAAAGGAATTGAGGCGGACATCTTGGCTGACGGCTCGCTCGATTACCCAAGCCGCATTTTGGATAGTTTCGACTTCGTCGTTGCAAGCGTGCATAGCCGCTTCAAGATACCGAAACAGGAGCAGACGGATCGGATCCTCAAGGCGATTAAGAACCCGCACACGACGATCCTGGGTCATATGACCGGTCGCCAGCTCCTGCGCCGCCCCGGCTATGAGGTCGACATCGACAAGATATTGAAGGCCTGCGGCGAATGCGGCGTTGCCGTCGAAATCAATGCTCATCCGTGGCGGCTCGATCTCGATTGGCGTTGGCACGAAAACGCGCTAGGTTACGGTTGCATCTTCAGTATTAACCCGGATGCCCATTCCATCCGTGAGCTTGATCATATGCATTGGGGCGTCGAAATGGCGCGTAAAGGCGGCATTCCGGCAGACCGGATTCTCAACGCAATGACTTTACCAAGGCTTCTGCGCTATCTCGCCCAAAAGCGATATCGTCGGAACGCCCGTCGTGTAGGTTAG
- a CDS encoding DUF4157 domain-containing protein gives MFAPLMMKPESPTAAMRNSRVSRPAPVQAPVQSSEQEPQLPRLTPSLPGSLQRKLAVGTLDDPLEQEADHAAEQVTSMPASKLTVTPAPPVLSRKCAECEEEEKRLQRKVAERAEAGVTDAPAIVRDVLRSPGRPLSDAWRSYFEPRFGRDFSQVRLHTEAHAGDSARAVGARAYTVGRHIVFADVQSGGDRALLAHELAHVVQQSAPASETTVRRAPVRGPPNPPPRESLEIIAQRLARLALGQHQINQNFPGGPVLSVVRDDVSGRIFVAFNTGISRPLTELMNQRLLAHIQRAGTGQFKIVHDIVPGGHAEVIALNDAITAREAATQRLVAAQDLPTFELHNVWLQESRRFETAVRCEHCGPLTEGVRVTRSLYIAENPVSVTSPAAVTVSGTITPKEPGSGERSPPTSPPPGPETSRGGVQSSATASQKATTGAEKPSAKAPPPLPEISRGAFQSSAASGQEATTGAVGGAAMMIHQGQVQNLENYEHQKAEEAVKKIEPIVRELTSQGSWVAVKIYFDAPKTTNLLASVFKESSDVSHFLWVTYSSGDTREQALGQEPAKMGRAPLGTYEAPKNPLGEDRTGYVADVRIFRPDPNPQPMMFGYPSFVGTYSPFHVEQNSVGGRFDQMVATGMHRSLRFHAGSAADPRSVVEMSHVDFDGTKHWYETEWVSGNDPSKGINARFVEKSDGKILSTINSYFKHVESPSGNVLGENVSGESTSAPGVYNWSALIVWKQNDNSR, from the coding sequence ATGTTTGCTCCCCTGATGATGAAGCCCGAATCCCCCACCGCTGCTATGCGTAACAGCCGAGTTTCGCGCCCGGCCCCTGTCCAAGCGCCGGTTCAATCGTCGGAACAAGAACCGCAGTTGCCCAGGCTGACGCCCTCTTTGCCCGGTTCCCTCCAGCGAAAACTCGCCGTCGGCACGCTCGATGATCCCCTCGAACAGGAGGCGGATCACGCCGCCGAGCAGGTGACGAGTATGCCTGCCTCCAAATTAACCGTCACCCCCGCGCCGCCTGTCCTCAGCCGTAAGTGTGCTGAGTGCGAAGAAGAAGAGAAGCGGCTTCAGAGAAAGGTTGCGGAAAGGGCCGAAGCGGGCGTCACCGACGCGCCCGCGATAGTCCGCGATGTGCTTCGTTCACCCGGCCGCCCATTGAGCGACGCGTGGCGCTCTTACTTCGAGCCGCGCTTCGGCCGTGATTTTTCGCAGGTTCGCTTGCACACCGAAGCGCATGCCGGTGACTCCGCCCGCGCGGTCGGCGCGCGTGCCTATACGGTGGGCCGGCACATCGTATTCGCCGACGTACAGTCCGGCGGGGATCGAGCGCTGCTCGCGCACGAATTGGCGCATGTCGTCCAGCAATCGGCGCCCGCTTCGGAAACGACGGTGCGTCGAGCCCCGGTCAGAGGACCGCCGAATCCCCCGCCAAGGGAATCTCTGGAGATTATCGCGCAAAGACTTGCCAGGCTGGCTTTGGGACAGCACCAGATTAATCAAAACTTTCCCGGTGGCCCGGTTCTATCGGTGGTTCGCGATGATGTGTCGGGGCGCATTTTCGTCGCGTTCAACACGGGCATTTCGAGGCCACTCACCGAACTCATGAACCAGAGGCTGCTCGCGCACATCCAGCGTGCGGGCACGGGTCAATTCAAAATCGTTCACGACATCGTGCCCGGCGGCCATGCGGAGGTCATTGCTCTCAACGACGCGATCACAGCGCGCGAAGCCGCGACCCAAAGGCTCGTGGCCGCCCAGGACTTGCCAACGTTCGAGCTGCACAATGTATGGCTGCAAGAGAGCCGGCGGTTCGAAACCGCCGTCCGGTGTGAACACTGCGGCCCTTTGACCGAGGGCGTTAGGGTCACCCGGTCGCTCTACATCGCCGAGAACCCCGTGTCGGTCACCAGCCCGGCTGCCGTCACTGTAAGCGGAACCATCACTCCCAAGGAGCCCGGATCGGGAGAAAGGTCGCCACCGACGTCGCCACCTCCCGGGCCTGAAACCAGCCGAGGAGGCGTTCAATCGTCTGCTACGGCGAGCCAGAAGGCCACGACGGGTGCGGAAAAACCGTCAGCGAAGGCGCCACCTCCCCTACCTGAAATCAGCCGAGGGGCCTTCCAATCCTCTGCCGCGAGCGGCCAGGAGGCCACCACGGGCGCGGTTGGTGGCGCCGCCATGATGATTCACCAAGGACAAGTCCAAAATCTGGAGAACTACGAGCACCAAAAGGCCGAGGAAGCCGTCAAGAAGATCGAGCCGATCGTCAGAGAGCTCACGTCACAAGGCTCGTGGGTCGCCGTTAAGATCTATTTCGATGCGCCGAAGACGACGAACCTGCTCGCAAGTGTCTTCAAGGAGTCATCCGACGTCAGTCATTTCCTCTGGGTGACCTACTCCAGTGGAGACACCCGAGAGCAGGCTCTCGGCCAAGAACCGGCGAAGATGGGTCGCGCACCCTTGGGCACGTATGAAGCCCCAAAAAACCCTTTGGGAGAGGACCGGACCGGTTACGTTGCGGATGTGAGGATCTTCCGGCCTGATCCCAACCCTCAGCCGATGATGTTTGGGTACCCGAGTTTTGTGGGAACCTATAGCCCCTTTCATGTGGAGCAGAATTCAGTCGGCGGAAGGTTCGATCAAATGGTCGCAACGGGGATGCATCGATCGCTTCGGTTCCATGCGGGGTCTGCAGCCGATCCGCGCTCGGTCGTTGAGATGTCGCATGTCGACTTTGATGGAACCAAGCACTGGTACGAGACTGAATGGGTAAGTGGCAACGACCCATCAAAGGGAATTAATGCTCGCTTCGTCGAAAAATCCGACGGAAAAATTCTCTCCACAATCAATAGCTATTTTAAGCATGTCGAATCTCCTAGTGGCAATGTTCTTGGTGAGAATGTTAGCGGCGAGAGCACTTCTGCACCTGGGGTCTATAACTGGAGCGCACTAATCGTCTGGAAGCAAAACGACAATTCTCGCTGA